A single region of the Gemmatimonadales bacterium genome encodes:
- a CDS encoding alpha-amylase/4-alpha-glucanotransferase domain-containing protein, with product MRPLRFVFGLHLHQPVGNFDQVFQQHLDDVYRPLLERLAGADFFPAVLHISGPLLEWLERHAPAYLDRLAPFVADRRIELLLGGFYEPVLASLPRADRVEQIGWLKDALRRRFGVEAEGLWLTERVWEPELAVDLAEAGVRYALVDDRHFLVTGFTSDQLHAPWWTETSGRRVALFPIDERLRYLIPFRPPAETAAYLDELRAAGHQLAVLADDGEKFGGWPGTREWVYDRGWLDQFMATIRGRIDAGAVELSTLADALREVPSGGLAYLPTASYREMEAWSLPAAAAIRLGRLERDLGEERIAGPDGSLIRGAHWRNFFVKYSESNRMHKKMQALSELARRRGDPEDVRRAIGRAQCNDAYWHGVFGGLYLPHLREAIWRNLAAAEAGLRRGQGLAWEVLDLDNDGHDEIWVHSDRFSAVVSPHRGGAVEDYTIFATGINYANALTRRLEPYYVTAIEEQARAEHGDSAGAASIHDIEAGLRLDAQPPTDREDRTLFVDRVLAPGIALENYVAGDYAPVRSWARVPAAYEVSRPRGAVEIRCTLPAGGISDAVSDGAPRPLEKLIRFTPDGRVTVSYAWDPAMAAPDDLFAPELSLFRPLDAAFEPKPEVWSFPIETLAKSERGLDRTLQGESITPRWPVSAGAARISLSAED from the coding sequence ATGCGCCCGCTCCGCTTCGTCTTCGGCCTGCACCTCCACCAGCCGGTCGGCAACTTCGACCAGGTGTTCCAGCAGCACCTCGACGACGTGTACCGGCCGCTGCTCGAGCGGTTGGCCGGCGCCGACTTCTTCCCCGCCGTCCTTCACATTTCCGGTCCACTCCTCGAGTGGCTCGAGCGACACGCGCCCGCGTACCTCGACCGCCTCGCTCCGTTCGTGGCGGACCGAAGGATCGAGCTGCTCCTGGGCGGCTTCTACGAGCCGGTGCTCGCGTCGCTCCCGCGCGCGGACCGGGTCGAGCAGATCGGCTGGCTCAAGGACGCGCTTCGCCGCCGGTTCGGCGTCGAGGCCGAGGGACTCTGGCTCACCGAGCGCGTATGGGAGCCGGAGCTCGCGGTGGACCTGGCCGAGGCCGGCGTGCGCTACGCGCTGGTGGATGACCGGCACTTCCTCGTCACCGGCTTTACGAGCGACCAGCTCCACGCGCCCTGGTGGACCGAGACGAGCGGGCGGCGCGTGGCCCTGTTCCCGATCGACGAGCGCCTTCGCTACCTCATTCCTTTCCGGCCGCCGGCAGAAACCGCCGCATACCTCGACGAGCTGCGCGCCGCCGGCCACCAGCTCGCCGTGCTCGCCGACGATGGCGAGAAGTTCGGCGGGTGGCCCGGCACCCGCGAGTGGGTCTACGACCGCGGCTGGCTCGATCAGTTCATGGCGACGATCCGCGGTCGCATCGATGCGGGCGCGGTCGAGCTCAGCACGCTCGCCGACGCGCTGCGGGAGGTGCCGAGCGGCGGCCTCGCCTACCTGCCCACGGCGTCGTATCGCGAAATGGAGGCGTGGTCCCTCCCGGCCGCCGCCGCCATCCGGCTCGGCCGCCTGGAGCGCGACCTGGGAGAGGAGCGCATCGCGGGGCCGGACGGCTCGCTCATTCGCGGCGCGCACTGGCGCAACTTCTTCGTGAAGTACTCCGAGTCGAACCGGATGCACAAGAAGATGCAGGCGCTCTCCGAACTGGCACGCCGCCGCGGCGACCCCGAGGACGTGCGCCGCGCCATTGGCCGCGCGCAGTGCAACGACGCATACTGGCACGGCGTCTTCGGCGGCCTCTATCTGCCGCACCTGCGCGAGGCGATCTGGCGCAACCTCGCCGCCGCGGAAGCGGGCCTGCGCCGGGGCCAGGGACTGGCGTGGGAGGTGCTCGACCTCGACAACGACGGCCACGACGAAATCTGGGTCCACTCGGATCGGTTCAGCGCGGTGGTGAGCCCCCACCGTGGCGGGGCGGTCGAGGACTATACGATTTTCGCGACGGGGATCAACTACGCCAACGCCCTCACGCGCCGGCTCGAGCCGTATTACGTCACCGCGATCGAGGAGCAGGCGCGCGCCGAGCACGGGGACAGCGCCGGTGCGGCGAGCATTCACGACATCGAAGCGGGGCTCCGGCTCGATGCGCAGCCGCCCACCGACCGCGAGGACCGCACGCTCTTCGTGGACCGGGTGCTGGCACCCGGCATTGCGCTGGAGAACTATGTCGCCGGAGACTACGCGCCGGTGCGGTCGTGGGCCCGAGTGCCGGCCGCGTACGAAGTGTCGCGGCCGCGCGGCGCGGTGGAGATCCGCTGTACCCTGCCCGCGGGCGGGATCTCGGACGCCGTGAGCGACGGCGCGCCTCGGCCGCTGGAGAAGCTCATTCGGTTCACGCCGGACGGGCGGGTCACCGTGTCGTACGCGTGGGATCCGGCGATGGCCGCACCCGACGATCTCTTCGCCCCTGAGCTCTCGCTCTTCCGGCCGCTCGATGCGGCGTTCGAGCCCAAGCCCGAGGTGTGGAGCTTTCCGATCGAGACGCTGGCCAAGTCCGAGCGCGGGCTCGACCGTACCCTGCAAGGCGAATCGATCACGCCGCGCTGGCCGGTGAGCGCCGGCGCCGCCCGAATCAGCCTCTCCGCGGAAGACTGA